The window aaaaatggtttccaaaagcagattttgctttccatttcaaCAGAAGAGGACAGTGCTGCATTTTCTCACACACCAGGGTTTTTAGTGGCAGCAATGGGTGAAGAGGAGTATACTGGATAGACAATAAGGGGGACAGCAGATAAATGGTTCTAATCCTAAGAAAATGCATGGTAGACAACTGAACCAAATGCAAACACAATGGGCTGAAGATCATGCACAGGAATGAGGAAGTAACAGGAATACCAGACATGTATAGTCCTTGCTCCACAccaaaaggcagtaaaaaacCATACTTAGAACAATTACACAAATTGCACCATTACGTACATAGAGCGAATGGTTTGGATTCGCAACGTAACTGCTGACCTTCATGTGCCCCAATTACCACTTATGGGACATAACTCTTCTCTCTCCTATCCTCCCAATCACTCCAGAGACATCCTCAAGCAAccaagcagaagggaaagaagaataaGAGACAATAATAGAAGAAACAATTAATTTGAAACCTGGGTTAAAGTTGATAGCCTTTTACCCTTTTTGAAATCAGCCATGTTGTTGCAAAGTCTACACTGGTGGAAGTGATCATTTAACATAACGGAAAAAGCAAGAgcttcccctttcctccagaTTCAGAGTTTGACAAATGAACTTTCCTATCTCCAATAATGGAATAAGGATCTTAAGGACAGTGAAGTACCGCTGCTCACAACAAATGACAAGAAACCTGAAAGTTACTTcttaatgcatttaatttctttcgCAATGTTCTAAGAACTAGGGTATTACAAAGTGTGAGGTACGCATAGGAACAGGACTAAAAGGACTCCAGTTGGATCAGGTAAAAATAGGTTACaaaatattaggaaaagcaATAACGACAAACGACCTTATCCAGTCACATATCAGCTGCAAATCCAAATTCTGAAACCCTTGAAAATCAGTCCCAGGGAAAGTTCACGGCTGCTCTTTCAAAAGAAGGACATTCCATTCCAGTTCTAGGAGACTAAAAGTGGAGGAACATCCCATGCCAACCCTCTACTTGATCTCTGTTGCCTGAAAGGTAAATTGCATCCTTGATGCATGCACAGAGGTGACCTGGGTAACATTGCTCTCTTAGGACTTGTCGCTGGGAGGTTTCTTCTTAGCTTCCACGTCCTTCTTAAAATCTTCAAGCTTCTTCGCAATGTTAGGAATCtttaaagacaaaagcaaaaaaccaaacaaaacccacacaaattaacaaaaaatcCTGAGTGACATGAGCAGGAAAGACAATACTATAAACGCTGCAAGAAATTCTATTAGGTTTAAATTGGTTTCTAAAAGATACTTGCTTCCAGAATCTGTTACCTTGCACAGaggttaaaaacaaagcaacatcAAACAAACAGCAGATGAAAGCACCTCACATGGGgcttcaggaaatattttagaatGTTAAGACTAAAAGTCAGACAGTGGTGACAGGaacaggagggaggaaaagagatcACTTCACAGGAAATTTAGTAAGACCAGTCTGGCTTCCCCACTGAAAGAGGGCAAACCGCCAAAGACTAACCTGATTTAAACTCTGATGCACAGACTTTAATAATGACTTTTGGAGTGGAAATTAGATTGCACTATACTGGTCACAAAACAAGATAAAAGAGATGTTTAAGAGCAGCAAATATGTTCTCAAGAAATTTATGAAGAAATACTTCTCCTGGTCCATTTTGTGGGAACCAAATTCCCACTAGGGAATTCTACTGCATTGCAAATTGGTAACCTTTTGCAGTTTCACACTTGAATGAAAATTGAATTTACTGCTTGTCAATTTCAAACCTTCagctttcttttgcaaatagAAGCATTCTCATAAAGTAATCTAACAGTAAATTTTggcaacttaaaaaaacccaccaaccccGCAACTTTTAATTGCAGGGAACAGACTGTCTCATGACTCTAGCTAAAACTGGGAATTGACAACATAGGATTTCACAAGCTAACTGATTAAATGAAAGTAaagcaaagttcccactgataGTTGTGAAAAAGATCATGGGCTTTTACTTCATATGTAACCTGCCCACAGAGCAGAGTTAATCCAAACAGACCGCAGGGCTCTCATTGGATGGTTTGAGTCTGATACTACAGTTTCTCTCTTACCTTCCCTTTCAAAGTTAAGCTCTGTCTgagcaaatgaaattaatagCCCAGCCCTTAACACGCCTGACATTTAAGCTAAACCAAGAGAACTCCTGTGCTGCCAGCAGAACCCTCCATGTGCTTATAACTAAGCACATGTGGGTACAGCTGTAGAATTAGGACCTCATTACGACAAGTTTATCTTAGATGTCATCTAAACCAAATCAT of the Grus americana isolate bGruAme1 chromosome 1, bGruAme1.mat, whole genome shotgun sequence genome contains:
- the STMP1 gene encoding short transmembrane mitochondrial protein 1: MLQFLLGFTLGNVVGMYLAQNYDIPNIAKKLEDFKKDVEAKKKPPSDKS